A genome region from Triticum aestivum cultivar Chinese Spring chromosome 2B, IWGSC CS RefSeq v2.1, whole genome shotgun sequence includes the following:
- the LOC123043775 gene encoding potassium transporter 7 has protein sequence MDEEIGAAAAPQGQWKYHKALSLLAFQSFGVVYGDLSTSPLYVFKSALSGLDKYSDEATVFGLLSLIFWTLTLIPLLKYVIIVLGADDNGEGGTFALYSLLCRHAKMSLLPNQQAADEELSTYYQPGVDRTAMSSPFKRFLEKHKKLRTCLLLFVLFGACMVIGDGVLTPTISVLAALSGLQDRGTGGLGNGWVVLIACVVLVGLFALQHRGTHRVAFVFAPIVVLWLLSIGIIGLYNIIHWNPRVCLALSPHYIVKFFKITGRDGWISLGGVLLAVTGTEAMFADLGHFTAASIRLAFVGVIYPCLVLQYMGQAAFLSKNMSDVHDSFYLSIPCTVFWPMFVLASLAAIVGSQSIISATFSIVKQCLSLGCFPRVKVVHTSRWIYGQIYIPEINWILMVLCLAVTVGFRDINIIGNAYGLACITVMFVTTWLMALVIIFVWKKNILLALSFLIFFGLIEGAYLSASFIKVPQGGWTPIALAFVFMFIMYVWHYGTRRKYLFDLQNKVSMKWILTLGPSLGIVRVPGIGLIYTELVTGVPAIFSHFVTNLPAFHQILVFVCVKSVPVPYVPADERYLIGRIGPRQYRMYRCIVRYGYKDVQKDDENFENHLVMSIAKFIQMEAEEAASSGSYESSNEGRMAVIHTTDTTGTGLIMRDSNEGTSLTRSSKSETLQSLQSIYEQESGGLSRRRVRFQIAEEEQINAQVRDELSDLLEAKEAGVAYIIGHSYVKARKNSNFLKSFAIDYAYSFLRKNCRGPSVTLHIPHISLIEVGMIYYV, from the exons ATGGACGAGGAGatcggcgccgccgccgcgccgcag GGCCAGTGGAAATATCACAAAGCTCTTTCCCTACTAGCGTTTCAGAGCTTTGGTGTGGTGTACGGAGACCTGAGTACGTCGCCTCTGTATGTCTTCAAAAGCGCACTGTCTGGACTGGACAAGTACAGTGATGAGGCGACCGTCTTTGGATTGCTTTCACTGATATTTTGGACCTTGACGCTCATTCCGTTGCTAAAGTACGTCATAATTGTCTTGGGTGCTGACGATAATGGCGAGG GTGGGACGTTTGCTTTGTATTCACTACTCTGCAGGCATGCAAAGATGAGCCTGCTTCCAAACCAGCAAGCGGCAGATGAAGAGCTGTCAACATATTATCAGCCTGGGGTTGATCGGACTGCTATGTCCTCACCATTCAAAAGGTTTCTAGAGAAGCACAAGAAGCTGCGGACATGTTTGCTTCTTTTTGTTCTGTTTGGAGCATGCATGGTGATAGGTGATGGCGTCCTTACACCCACCATCTCCG TTTTGGCAGCCTTGTCTGGATTACAAGACCGAGGCACAGGTGGATTAGGAAATG GTTGGGTAGTACTCATTGCATGTGTTGTGCTTGTTGGCCTCTTTGCGCTACAACACCGAGGTACTCATAGGGTGGCATTCGTGTTTGCCCCCATTGTTGTACTTTGGCTCTTGAGCATTGGTATCATTGGTCTCTATAATATCATCCACTGGAATCCCAGAGTATGTCTTGCCCTTTCCCCGCATTATATTGTGAAGTTCTTCAAGATAACAGGAAGAGATGGTTGGATTTCTCTAGGAGGAGTACTTCTTGCCGTGACAG GCACTGAAGCTATGTTTGCCGATCTTGGCCACTTCACTGCTGCATCCATCAGG CTGGCTTTTGTTGGTGTCATATATCCCTGTCTTGTTCTGCAATACATGGGGCAGGCTGCGTTTCTTTCCAAGAACATGTCTGATGTACATGACAGTTTTTACCTATCAATTCCAT GTACTGTGTTTTGGCCCATGTTTGTCCTGGCATCTCTTGCTGCAATTGTGGGCAGCCAATCAATTATATCTGCAACCTTCTCCATTGTCAAGCAGTGCCTTTCTTTGGGATGCTTTCCACGGGTGAAAGTTGTGCATACATCAAGGTGGATCTATGGCCAGATTTACATACCTGAGATAAATTGGATTCTGATGGTCCTTTGTTTAGCTGTGACAGTTGGCTTCCGAGACATAAACATTATAGGAAATGCTTATG GTCTTGCGTGCATCACTGTGATGTTTGTTACGACATGGCTGATGGCACTGGTCATCATATTTGTGTGGAAAAAGAATATCCTGCTTGCCTTGTCGTTCCTCATATTCTTCGGGTTAATTGAGGGCGCGTATCTGTCTGCATCATTCATAAAGGTTCCTCAGGGAGGATGGACTCCGATTGCGCTTGCTTTCGTGTTCATGTTCATCATGTACGTGTGGCACTATGGCACACGGCGAAAGTACCTGTTTGATCTCCAAAACAAGGTCTCAATGAAATGGATCCTTACACTTGGCCCGAGCCTTGGAATCGTGCGTGTGCCTGGAATCGGCCTCATCTACACAGAGCTAGTGACTGGGGTGCCTGCCATCTTCTCACATTTCGTGACCAACCTGCCTGCATTTCACCAGATTTTGGTCTTCGTCTGCGTGAAGTCCGTGCCAGTGCCCTATGTTCCAGCTGATGAGCGGTACCTCATCGGGCGCATCGGCCCCAGGCAGTACCGGATGTACAGGTGCATTGTGAGATACGGTTATAAGGATGTCCAGAAAGACGATGAGAACTTCGAGAACCACCTGGTGATGAGCATCGCCAAGTTCATCCAAATGGAAGCCGAGGAAGCCGCCTCTTCTGGAAGCTACGAGTCATCGAACGAAGGAAGAATGGCGGTCATACACACCACCGACACAACCGGAACCGGTCTGATCATGAGAGACTCCAACGAAGGCACCTCCTTGACCAGGAGCAGCAAGTCCGAGACCCTCCAGAGCCTGCAGTCCATCTACGAGCAGGAGTCTGGCGGCCTGAGCCGCCGCAGGGTCCGTTTCCAGATCGCCGAGGAGGAGCAGATCAATGCACAGGTGAGGGATGAGCTGTCGGACCTCCTGGAGGCTAAGGAGGCCGGCGTGGCGTACATCATCGGCCACTCCTACGTCAAGGCGAGGAAGAACTCCAACTTCTTGAAGTCGTTCGCCATCGACTATGCCTACTCGTTCCTCCGCAAGAACTGCAGGGGCCCGTCGGTGACGCTGCACATACCCCACATCAGCCTCATCGAGGTCGGCATGATCTACTACGTCTAG
- the LOC123043776 gene encoding uncharacterized protein isoform X2 → MAAGGDLTEDERKALRGSKFAPLPAPPPSSRPNPRMAHPGGPLTTNKAAALAKFLERKLQQPDGLDSLNPDLVNLAVKNAKETIKASKGEASTSGRVVRHVPSFEDSSEVSNQDDGEQRQEKKKKKKKKKKRKTKCCSLDGAI, encoded by the exons atggcggcgggCGGCGACCTGACCGAGGACGAGCGCAAAGCGCTGCGGGGGAGCAAGTTCGCGCCCCTCCCGGCGCCACCGCCGTCCTCCCGCCCCAACCCGAG GATGGCCCATCCTGGAGGACCACTAACTACAAATAAGGCTGCTGCTTTAGCGAAATTCCTCGAGAGAAAACTACAGCAACCTGATGGCTTGGACTCTCTAAATCCCGATCTTGTAAATTTGGCCGTGAAAAATGCAAAGGAAACCATAAAGGCAAGCAAGG GTGAGGCCTCAACTTCTGGGAGAGTAGTACGGCATGTTCCATCATTTGAGGACTCCTCTGAGGTTTCCAATCAAGATGACGGGGAGCAGAGacaggaaaagaagaaaaagaaaaagaaaaagaaaaagagaaaaacaaag TGTTGCTCCTTGGATGGTGCCATATGA
- the LOC123043776 gene encoding nucleolar protein 56 isoform X1: protein MAAGGDLTEDERKALRGSKFAPLPAPPPSSRPNPRMAHPGGPLTTNKAAALAKFLERKLQQPDGLDSLNPDLVNLAVKNAKETIKASKGEASTSGRVVRHVPSFEDSSEVSNQDDGEQRQEKKKKKKKKKKRKTKAAKDSELHNTSKKKKKLSL from the exons atggcggcgggCGGCGACCTGACCGAGGACGAGCGCAAAGCGCTGCGGGGGAGCAAGTTCGCGCCCCTCCCGGCGCCACCGCCGTCCTCCCGCCCCAACCCGAG GATGGCCCATCCTGGAGGACCACTAACTACAAATAAGGCTGCTGCTTTAGCGAAATTCCTCGAGAGAAAACTACAGCAACCTGATGGCTTGGACTCTCTAAATCCCGATCTTGTAAATTTGGCCGTGAAAAATGCAAAGGAAACCATAAAGGCAAGCAAGG GTGAGGCCTCAACTTCTGGGAGAGTAGTACGGCATGTTCCATCATTTGAGGACTCCTCTGAGGTTTCCAATCAAGATGACGGGGAGCAGAGacaggaaaagaagaaaaagaaaaagaaaaagaaaaagagaaaaacaaag GCCGCTAAAGATTCCGAGCTCCACAATAcatcaaagaagaaaaagaagttaTCGCTATGA